The Eriocheir sinensis breed Jianghai 21 chromosome 26, ASM2467909v1, whole genome shotgun sequence genome window below encodes:
- the LOC127003719 gene encoding uncharacterized protein LOC127003719 isoform X4 — MKNFNKATENKDIAYLHKLFKDCNVLDLMCNISLEPTSSDYRMKSKRENRIDTAKNGTRMEAETSLTTGSCLEVEEDLVSNANVGWISEEHSCQELDEVAEYLTFALCHLCKAGQDHNLNNICKGIYAKPENSIDISSILEMSKKSFQNVKMLDSIYENSVNHDYDDVSNSFKSQLSSAENVENNLEISGSSRSTSRCSSAMCKNGTISSTPAPRSSHQGMATAEEFPTFSIQTLPPGTSDVYGKVFGKVQSGLPINSIRQHNNMLSTILCDSDLKLSLFLPNELTPHMESVLVNEETPPVKHFKQRDDKKVSQEHLSSHGKTSIPNDSSKQDKLNLGDKHLNSVLLNEELTLETKIIQTRSGRKTRFTFFSQTLNDDVDGKVFERSELHDEDVASPTKRIKFDPEAHNYDPSKKKRGRPRKVSHENLAHDCVVTKDDVPDMQSYHPNQSSFLPHQKTDCNSKMSSLKNPFLSFIKSHHMIKTTQENEIVKTIKEHKKEHTNILEEIYSILEDLDHHH, encoded by the exons ATGAAGAATTTTAATAAAGCAACAGAAAACAAGGACATAGCATACCTGCACAAGCTCTTCAAGGACTGCAATGTACTTGACCTCATGTGTAATATATCTCTTG AACCAACTAGCAGTGATTATAGGATGAAATCTAAGAGGGAAAACAGGATTGATACAGCAAAAAATG GAACAAGAATGGAAGCTGAAACTTCATTGACTACAGGGAGCTGTTTGGAAGTTGAGGAAGACTTGGTCAGCAATGCTAACGTTGGATGGATTTCTGAAGAACACTCATGTCAGGAGCTTGATGAGGTTGCTGAATATCTAACTTTTGCCTTATGCCACTTATGCAAAGCAGGTCAAGATCATAACTTGAACAATATTTGCAAAGGAATATATGCAAAGCCAGAAAATAGTATAGATATTTCAAGTATACTAGAGATGAGTAAAAAAAGTTTTCAGAATGTTAAAATGTTAGATTCTATTTATGAAAATTCTGTGAATCATGATTATGATGATGTGAGTAATTCTTTTAAATCACAACTTTCATCAgcagaaaatgtagaaaataatTTAGAGATTTCCGGTTCCAGTAGAAGTACGAGTAGGTGTAGCAGTGCCATGTGCAAAAATGGTaccatttcatcgacgcctgctcctaggagctcccaccaggggatggccacggcagaagagtttccaactttctctatccagacactccctcctggTACCAGTGATGTATATGGTAAGGTCTTTGGGAAAGTTCAATCTGGGTTACCCATAAATAGTATAAGACAACATAATAACATGTTGTCTACTATTTTGTGTGACTCAGATttaaaattatcattatttctgCCAAATGAACTTACACCACATATGGAAAGTGTTCTTGTAAATGAAGAAACCCCTCCAGTAAAGCACTTCAAACAAAGAGATGACAAAAAAGTGAGTCAAGAGCATTTGTCATCTCATGGAAAAACTTCAATACCAAATGATTCTTCAAAGCAAGACAAGTTGAACTTGGGGGACAAGCACTTAAATTCTGTGCTTCTAAATGAAGAACTCACTCTTGAAACAAAGATTATTCAAACTCGCTCTGGAAGAAAAActcgttttacatttttttctcaaaCTCTTAATGATGACGTTGATGGGAAAGTTTTTGAGAGGAGTGAGTTGCATGATGAAGATGTTGCCTCTCCAACAAAAAGAATAAAGTTTGATCCTGAAGCACACAATTATGACCCttcaaaaaagaaaagaggaagaccaaGGAAAGTGTCTCATGAAAATCTTGCTCATGATTGTGTTGTGACAAAGGATGATGTTCCTGATATGCAAAGTTACCATCCAAATCAGAGCTCCTTTCTCCCCCATCAAAAAACTGATTGCAACTCTAAAATGAGTTCATTAAAAAATCCTTTCCTGTCATTCATCAAAAGTCATCACATGATAAAGACTACACAAGAAAATGAGATAGTGAAAACAatcaaagaacataaaaaagaacACACCAATATTTTAGAAGAAATTTACAGTATACTGGAAGATTTAGATCATCATCATTGA
- the LOC127003719 gene encoding uncharacterized protein LOC127003719 isoform X2, which produces MLPPVGRQTHNPVGAPYLEKLQKVLQLRREMSLSWTTGVKPLTPQTQKILLRVVCQKADELLIKMGTEREKKILLGQIIDGVIGHIRTHKLIDPVPRTRQVRLHIADAMKNFNKATENKDIAYLHKLFKDCNVLDLMCNISLEPTSSDYRMKSKRENRIDTAKNGTRMEAETSLTTGSCLEVEEDLVSNANVGWISEEHSCQELDEVAEYLTFALCHLCKAGQDHNLNNICKGIYAKPENSIDISSILEMSKKSFQNVKMLDSIYENSVNHDYDDVSNSFKSQLSSAENVENNLEISGSSRSTSRCSSAMCKNGTISSTPAPRSSHQGMATAEEFPTFSIQTLPPGTSDVYGKVFGKVQSGLPINSIRQHNNMLSTILCDSDLKLSLFLPNELTPHMESVLVNEETPPVKHFKQRDDKKVSQEHLSSHGKTSIPNDSSKQDKLNLGDKHLNSVLLNEELTLETKIIQTRSGRKTRFTFFSQTLNDDVDGKVFERSELHDEDVASPTKRIKFDPEAHNYDPSKKKRGRPRKVSHENLAHDCVVTKDDVPDMQSYHPNQSSFLPHQKTDCNSKMSSLKNPFLSFIKSHHMIKTTQENEIVKTIKEHKKEHTNILEEIYSILEDLDHHH; this is translated from the exons gaGTGAAGCCCCTAACACCACAAACTCAGAAGATTTTGTTAAGAGTAGTCTGTCAGAAAGCAGATGAACTCCTCATAAAGATgggaacggaaagagagaagaagatttTACTTGGACAAATTATTGATGGGGTTATTGGTCACATCCGAACCCACAAGCTTATTGACCCTGTGCCTCGTACACGACAG GTTCGCCTTCACATTGCTGATGCCATGAAGAATTTTAATAAAGCAACAGAAAACAAGGACATAGCATACCTGCACAAGCTCTTCAAGGACTGCAATGTACTTGACCTCATGTGTAATATATCTCTTG AACCAACTAGCAGTGATTATAGGATGAAATCTAAGAGGGAAAACAGGATTGATACAGCAAAAAATG GAACAAGAATGGAAGCTGAAACTTCATTGACTACAGGGAGCTGTTTGGAAGTTGAGGAAGACTTGGTCAGCAATGCTAACGTTGGATGGATTTCTGAAGAACACTCATGTCAGGAGCTTGATGAGGTTGCTGAATATCTAACTTTTGCCTTATGCCACTTATGCAAAGCAGGTCAAGATCATAACTTGAACAATATTTGCAAAGGAATATATGCAAAGCCAGAAAATAGTATAGATATTTCAAGTATACTAGAGATGAGTAAAAAAAGTTTTCAGAATGTTAAAATGTTAGATTCTATTTATGAAAATTCTGTGAATCATGATTATGATGATGTGAGTAATTCTTTTAAATCACAACTTTCATCAgcagaaaatgtagaaaataatTTAGAGATTTCCGGTTCCAGTAGAAGTACGAGTAGGTGTAGCAGTGCCATGTGCAAAAATGGTaccatttcatcgacgcctgctcctaggagctcccaccaggggatggccacggcagaagagtttccaactttctctatccagacactccctcctggTACCAGTGATGTATATGGTAAGGTCTTTGGGAAAGTTCAATCTGGGTTACCCATAAATAGTATAAGACAACATAATAACATGTTGTCTACTATTTTGTGTGACTCAGATttaaaattatcattatttctgCCAAATGAACTTACACCACATATGGAAAGTGTTCTTGTAAATGAAGAAACCCCTCCAGTAAAGCACTTCAAACAAAGAGATGACAAAAAAGTGAGTCAAGAGCATTTGTCATCTCATGGAAAAACTTCAATACCAAATGATTCTTCAAAGCAAGACAAGTTGAACTTGGGGGACAAGCACTTAAATTCTGTGCTTCTAAATGAAGAACTCACTCTTGAAACAAAGATTATTCAAACTCGCTCTGGAAGAAAAActcgttttacatttttttctcaaaCTCTTAATGATGACGTTGATGGGAAAGTTTTTGAGAGGAGTGAGTTGCATGATGAAGATGTTGCCTCTCCAACAAAAAGAATAAAGTTTGATCCTGAAGCACACAATTATGACCCttcaaaaaagaaaagaggaagaccaaGGAAAGTGTCTCATGAAAATCTTGCTCATGATTGTGTTGTGACAAAGGATGATGTTCCTGATATGCAAAGTTACCATCCAAATCAGAGCTCCTTTCTCCCCCATCAAAAAACTGATTGCAACTCTAAAATGAGTTCATTAAAAAATCCTTTCCTGTCATTCATCAAAAGTCATCACATGATAAAGACTACACAAGAAAATGAGATAGTGAAAACAatcaaagaacataaaaaagaacACACCAATATTTTAGAAGAAATTTACAGTATACTGGAAGATTTAGATCATCATCATTGA